Within the Paenibacillus sp. AN1007 genome, the region CGACACTGGATATTACAGATGCTGTCCGGAAAGTTCCGGAACGAGATTTCTATGCAATGCTTCATCACAATCAGACGATTCTGGGTGGAGAGTCCGAAGAACTGCGCAGTCAGAGTGGTTGGCAGGAGTTGGTTCGTCCGCTTGCGGGCATTGCAGCGATTGAGCGGTACGTGCAGTCTACACGCAGCTATATGGAACACGTGACGGAACTGACGGAAGAATTCCTCGATAATATGTATAGTGATTTGGCAGGGATCAGCAACAATCGATATCTGTATGGACACTTCCTCAGGGAAGGGATCCCATATGACCCCGAACTGTCCAAACTGATCGACAACTATGATTATGCTGCCCAGCGGTGGAATCTGGCAGCGAATATGACGCTGAAAAGCCTCTATCAAAACGTTGATCGGCGCCATCAGATGTTAAATCGGGCCCTGGGCAAAGTGCAGGAGATCATCGCTATTGAACATCAAGCGTGTGAAATGGGGAAATCTCTGGTCGCTAATTCGGGTTTCAGTATGATGTCCTGATACCCAAAAAACCGTGAAAGCAGAAGCCTGCTCTCACGGTTTTTTTATGCCGTCGTATCCACTATCCTTTGTTCAGGATTTGTTTTCGTGACTGCATTCTCAGATAAATTTGCGAAAAGATAACGGATGCGAGTCCGACCACAGTCATGCCCCCGAAAATATAGCCGTATGCCGAAGACAAAGGCAGGTTCTGCATGGCAGTCAAAGCAACGCCAGTCATAGCAACGCTGAATGCACCGCTGAAAAATTGACTGAGCTGGAACAGTCCCATACCTGCGCCCACCTGATCCATGGACAGATTGCCCGACAATTCGTTGGATACGCTGGTCGTCAAGGAAGAGAACCCGACGCTGAGCAGCATATATATAACCATGATGGCGTAGATGCTTTGGTCTGCCAGCAAAGCGAACAGTCCGGCAGCAGCCAGCAGCAGCCAAGGTGCGAATTTCAGGAGCAGCGTATTGCCGTGACGGTCAATCATGCGGCCGATCCGGTTGGACAGCAGCATAGATATGAGTGCACCCGGGAAAATGACGAGTCCTGACTGTGCAGGGGTCAGTCCATAGAGATGCGCCAAAACTTGCGGCAGCAGGAACAGTGTAGCGAAGTTGTTAATGTACGATACGATGCCCAGCGAGCTGAGAATCATATATTTTTTGTCTTTGAACAGTGCCGGCTGCACAAACGGATCGGCCGCGCGGCGAATGCGTAACCAGAACAGCAGCAGTGCGCTTACCCCGACGATCAGTGTTACGGCCTGCCGGGAGGTCAGGAATAACAGAATACCGGTTGTACCGATCGCAAGCAGGATGGCGCCAAGCAGGTCGAAAGAACCCTTTTGCGGCATCTCCCGAGGCAGCAGTCTGTAGAAAACTGGAATTAAAAACAGCGTTAACCCTGTAACGATAAACAGATCATGCCATCCTAAAAACTGTGTGATGCTGCCGCCAAGTACCGGACCAAGTCCAAGACCCAGCGAACTGGCAGACATGATGACAGCCATTGATTTGCCCCGGCGTTCATTCGGAATGTAGCGGGTAATCAGTACAATGGCAAGACCCGGAACCGAAGCTGCGCCTGCTGCTTGAACGAGACGGGCAATGAGCAGAAGAATAAAGTGGTCACTGAAAAATCCCAATACCGAGGCAGTTCCAAGCAGTGTAAGTCCAGTGGTAAACAAGGTGCGGATCGGCACAAAATCGGATAAACGGGAGAACGTAATTGAGGAAATCGCAAATACAATGGAATACCCTGTAACAATCCAGGAAGAAGCGACGGAAGTCAGCTTGAATGCAGCGGCAATTTGCGGCAGGGCCAGATTGAACATCATCGTATTCATTACGACAAGTACAACGGTAAAGCCCAGCAGTCCAACGATCAATCCTTCCTGTATTCCTGTCCGTTCCATCGGTGATGCAGCTGCGGTGTTATTCATAAAAACCTCCTATCATGATGTGCATTTCGCAACATTTCAGAAACGGTTTGTAACATTTGCAAAATGGTGTATAATGTCAGTCCCTGTGCTGTACAGCAAGGGATACATTCGAAATGATGTAAGTTCGATTGATGTCGAACATTAGAAATATATCATGAACTTATGTTAGAATACAATGCATAGTCTGAAAAAGGGAGACTGCCGTATGAAAATTTTACATCATCCCCAGGCAGCCGATATCGAGCTTTCCTCCGTGCTGTATGCGCTCAGTGATCCGACCCGGCTGGGGATTGTAGAGGAAGCGGCGAGAAGCGGGGAACAGCCGTGCAGTCATTTTCATGCCCGTGTTGTGAAATCAACGATGTCGCACCATATCCGCACGTTACGGGAAGCGGGTGTGATTCGGGTCAGAATACAGGGTACACAGCATTTTATCACACTGCGATCGGAGGATCTGGAAGCACGTTTTCCAGGGCTTCTGCAGTCTATACTTCAAGCCGCGGCACAGATTAGCGCAGATTCATCAGAGTGAATGTCTTTTCTTCTATAGGAAGAAGAGGCATTTTTTTATTGTTGGATAGATGAGTGCGAATGACTCCATATTGACTTGATAAAAGGTTGCTCCTGATGCGACATTCTATGTCGTCCCAATGCCTCTATAATGATGGTGAACAAAAACACACAAACCCTATTGAAAAGAGGTTCACAATCATTGGCTAAAACAAAAAGAGGTCGCGTTCTGTGGAGTCTTCCGTCCAGAGGACGGGGAACATGTCCAATATGCAGGAGTACCCGGATTAAATTGTTGTATACACAAACGAAAACCGACGGTACAAGTCTGAAAGTCTGCAAAGGCTGCTCCAAAGCCGTGCAGTCCAGAGTCGATATGGCAGAAGCCAACGCTTAGCGGAGAAGCAGATAATTCTTATAAGTGAAAGATCATCGTTTTCCATCTGTCCAGCCTGTTCTTCGGAACAGGCTGTGGCTTTTTGATATAATACAAAAAAATAGGCGTTGGAATGATTCAGGGGGTGAAATCGCTTGAGCAGCATGCATCGGATTCATTGGTTTGATGAACAGATTCGAAGCGGGCGTTTTCCGAACAGCGGCAGCCTTGCACGACAATTCGAAATTTCTCGGCGTCAGGCCCAGCGTGATATTGAATATATGGTGAATACGCTGCGTGCTCCCTTGATGTATGCAGCCAAGTACCGCGGGTATTGTTACGAGGATCAGACGTTCCGGCTGCCGCACTTATACATGACGGAGGAGGAGCAGCGTGTCCTGAAGTATCTGGCCCATCGTTATCGGCACTATGACTATGATCAATCGGATGCGGTGAAGCGGGTAGCGCATTTGCTGGAACGTTTTACGATGGAGGAGCATCTTCCTGATCAACAGCAGTTCCCGGTATTTGCGGCACAGCCGAGGCAGCTGCAGTGGTTTGAATTGTTGACTCATGCCGCAGCCGATGCCCGAAAGACACATATTTATTACAAGGATCACGAGGGAGAGCATCAGATCACCTTTTGTCCTGTGAAGATAACCTCTCAGTTTAATGCAGATTACGTCGTTGGTTATGAGACAGACCCGCTGCTGCAGACAGCAATACGGCTTGAGAGCATAGTTCAGCTGAAAGCGCTGGATGAACACTTTGAATGCAGTCAGGATGCATGGATCAGCAGTTGGGAAGATGCACTGCCTGTACGGAAACCGTTTACAGCACAGATTCGTTTTCATGAAGCGCAGCAATCAGAGCAGTGGCAGGGATATCGCATTCGGGAGCAGCAGGGACAGATTTGCTGGATCGAATTTTATGATGCGGACGTGTTCCTGCAGCATCTGTATGCTTCGGAATGGGAGGAGCTGATCTCTCCAGGATGGCTCAGACGCAAGCTTATGAAACGGACGGAAGAGATTGCGCAGCGGCTGAGCATACAGCATCAAGCAGAGAAAGAATAAGGATCGCATCTTAGAGGTTTTTAGAAGAAGACTGTTCATTGTTCTGGATTGCCATGCATGAAACGGGGGAGAACATTTTGGCTGAAAAAATGCTGGCACATATGATGATGAAAAGGGAATCGAAGTCGTACGTGGACAGCCTGTATGCGATATTAACGGGGACAGGACAATTTCAGGGAGAGAAATATATGCTTGCAGGCTATACCGGCATGGCTTTTAAACTATCGGTTCATAAGCGATTACTTCCGATGTCCGTAACGGCTTACGGACAGTGGGGAGTGGCGCATCAGGGCGGGATCAACAATCTCGGCCTGTTTACGATATATGATGGGGGACGAAGTCGGCATCCGACATTTGCTTATTATCAGCAGGATGCCGTGAACTGGGTTAAACGCAGTCTGGATGAAGGAAAAGGTGTCATCTACTGGATTCCCGAGTTTGGTGTCATTTATGGATATGATGATGCAGATCAGGTCTTTTATGTGCAGGATGGCTGGAGCAAAGAGCCGCAAATTTTACTGTATGACAACTTTGGATTGAATTTCACCGGTTTCTGGTACTGCCAGATCTTTGGTGATCAGGTGCAGCTTACAGAGCAGGAGATGGTGATCGAGTCTTTGCGACTGGCGATTGAGGACTGGGATATTCCATACCGTTTGTTACCTGATCAAAATATAGTCTCCGGCCGGCAAGCATATGATGTTTGGATTGAAGCACTTCACTCTGGAGATTACGATGGTTCAGGAGCAGCTTATCTTCTGGATTCGTACTGCCAATCGCGTACCGAGATTCGAATGTATTTACATGATGTTCGTGGCTTATGGACTGAACTGGAGCATGCATGGATGTGTTATAACCGGATTGCTGAACTGATCCAGCAGATGAGAGCACTTCTGGTACGGGAAGAACATGGGCTTGCGCTGAAGGAGGATGCCAATGAGCAGCTTGTGCAGTGGCTTGGACAGGCGAAGCTGCTCGAAGAACAGGCGGTGGATTCTTTTCGTACCATATCAGCGCAGTATGCGGATCGTAAACGATCTACGGTACCCCGTTGGGGCACACACTCCGCACGGTAGAATTGGGGATGCAGTGGTACGATGAACAAAAGGAAGGCAGAATGGATGCAGGAATGGGGCTCAAAGCATGAAAAAAATGAGGTTATTGACTGATTTGGCTGATTTAATTCAGCGACCTCAGGCCAATTCGGAGATCACGAATACGGATACGTGGCGATACGGGGCAGGCACCTATGCAGATGCGTTATACCCTATTTTGTTACACAAAAAGTGGACACATCTTCCGCTTTATATGATTGCAGGCATGACAGCAAGTCTTTTTCGTTTCGTGGTGGACCGTCGTCTGACGAAGGAATCCGTATCGGCGTATAACTGGATGGCAGAAAATTTTGTTGCTGCTGATTTTATCGGAGTGACTGCGAGTCAGGCTGCCGGGTTTTCCTTTGAACCGACGTTTCCCCTTTATCAGAAGCAAGCTCTCCATGATATCAAAAATTCGATCGATCGGGGAACTGGGGCGGTGCTGTGGCACGATCAATTTGTGGTGGTTGTCGGATACGATGATGACGAGGAAGTATTGTTTTTTTGCACAGGAGATGATCCTGACGTGCTTCGTTTGCCCTATTCCTTAGTCGGCCAGAATAACTCACCGTATTGGTATTATCAAGTGTTGGAAGCTCACCAATCCATCGATATGTGGGAAGTGTGCAAGGAGTCGTTAATCCAGGCTGTATTCAAATGGGAAACGCACGACTATATGCTGCCAGCGCAGGATTACGCTTGCGGTTCTGCCGCATACACCGCGGTTGCGGATGTGCTGCAGTCGGGAAACTATGAGACGCATCAGGCGGCAACGGTGCTTCGCTATTATGCTTATACAAGAGGGGACATCTCCTCATATGTCAGAGCACTTGAACATTTATCGCCGCAGATGGATCAAGTTATTAAAAAATACACAAAACTTGCGATTATCTATGCATCGATTGTTGAATTGTTGGATGATTCCGCGGCGTGGGATGCAAGAGAGCCGGAAAGTGTACAGCGAGTTAGTGCACTTATTCGGAGCGCAGGTGATATGGAACAAGCTGCTATTGATGCGATTAAACATGCTTTTCCCGAAACGATCAACAATCGCTTCTCGGATATTGGGCTGAGATAACACCGCGACACTTTAACATCAAATGAGCTGTACATCAAATGATTTGTAAAAAGACACCAGAGAGGCGATGAGCCAGTCTGGTGTCTTTTTGCGTATGATCCGAGTTTCGAACACAACGTGGATGAACGTTACTTTTACAAAATAATATATAAAATTTGAAATAAAGGTAATCTGAATCCTGATTCATTCCGAATATTATAATATATGGTCTTATTTGGATGGTGAATTCAAGGAATGAATGGGGGCAGAACGATGGTACGGAACCCGGAAACCCTTCAGGAATGTATCGAAAACGCAAGGCAGAGACTTTACCAGATGGCAAACCAATATACGAGTCTGCAGCATCCGGAAGTCATTCGTCAGTCGATGGTGCTGGATGAATTAATTAATGAATATAACGATGCCAAACGCTTCATTTCACGAACGAACCATCATAGCTAGGGTCAAGTGTACGAACGGCTGACTGAACCTCCGAAATTAGTCGTCCGCGTTCTTCGTAGAGCGGCATCTCTTCTTCATCAAACTGAAAATGAATTGTTCGGACATCGCCTTCAGACAGTGTCATATTATGAGATTCTAATTGAATGAGAAATGAGTCATCAAACCTTATTCCATCTCGGTCCCGGTAGCAGTACATATAGTCAATATCCTTTTCTTCAAGCACTAACACACCTTCTTCCGTCAACTTCATCATGGTATCCTCCTTCATAAAGTAGGGTATGCAGTATCTATTTACATTATATAGCGCCTGTTAAAATTTAGGGATAGCTGCATCATACATGACCTGAATATTTTATAACATGAATGATTTCTGTTTCGCTTAGTTGTAGGAGTTTAGTCTTCAAGTAATCGTACGAAAGTCTGACAAGGAAACAACCCATTTCACAAATACACCGAAACGAGGCGGCTGATATCTCATTTCGGTGTTTTTTTTGTGCTTCCTCCGAAGTTTCACGTCAGAGAAGAGACTCTTGATCAGAAGCAAGTAGGGGACAACCGTGCGTAAGACTTATTGTTGCGAGTGCAGTTGAACGTGTAAAATATAGGTGATTTGCGAATGTTAATGCGTATTTTTAACGTTGAATAGACAGGCTGTTGAGCTGATTTGAGATAGAGGCCATCGTGGTTTTAGAACAGAAGTACATACAACATGTTTTACGAAAGGCAGGAGATAGAATGACAGCAGCATTGGAACAAGCTTTGGAAGAGATAGTTCAAGCCATTCATGAATGGTTTGACGAGCAGGCGGCACGTACGGATTTAGAGCAGACGATCCAGCGAACGAAACTGCAGATGGGCATATTCGATGATATCTTTGTTTTGTACAAGCCGGGAAGAACGATTGTAGATAGCCTGGACATGGGATGGGATGAAGGCTCATTATCGACGCAGACGATCCGGTTTACAGAAGAACTGGTACGCACCGAGATCCAGCCAAGGCTGGTCGAGGTGGTTCAGGAGAAATTAGCCGAATGGGCTGATACACCGCTGATTGATTACCGGTTTACGTTTAGAGGCAAATTTCCTACGAGGGACGGGATGCTGAAGCTGACGCTGCTGGAATACATCAACGAAGAGAAAAGACAGCAGCTGCTGGAACGAATTCGTACGTATACGGAGCAAAAACTGGAGAAGGGCGTATACCCGACAAAGCCGCTTGAAACGAACTTTCTGGCAAAACATCTGCTTGATCCTGTGTTGTTTCCCTCTCTGGATACGGCATGGATCATCAGACAATATGAACGGATTCAAACGTTAAATCGGGAGCGGAAGGACGCTCTCGCCGAGCACCGTCATACGATCATTTATGCTTTGACATTATGGGCAGAACGGCAGTTTTTACCTCAGTATTTTGACGTTCAGATTTCAGATTATCGGGAAAATGAATACACGTTGAAGCCAGGCCAGAAGCTTGGCGGACTTGTTAAAGATATAAGTAAGGATAAGGAAATGGATCAGGATTTCGATCTGGCTCAGGCTCAGGATGAGGCTTCACACCCCATCGATCTGCTGCTCTATGCAGCGGTGATGATTCTGCGTTTCGAACCCAGTTACAGCAAGCCAAGGGGGCTCAAATTTCTGGAACTGGCCAAGCAGCTCGGTAGTAAGCAGGCAGATCGGATGTTGACCGAGGGAAGCGGTACATATAAGCCGGAAGATACTTATGTTAAAACGGAGCTGGTGGAATGCCAGGCCAATGATGTTTTTGCACGGATAACGATTCAGATACATCAGGAAGGACCGGGAGCATATCAACAGGCATTAACCTTTATTATTCGTTTGCTGGAGCAGGGATTCCCCAAAAGTTATCATATCAAATTGAAATCCAAAGTGAAGCAGTACCTCCCAATCAAAGGATTAGCCAAATCAGATACACACCGGTTTTTTGCCAATGCGCTGGTATATTCTGAGCTGTATCCTCTACTGGAGCAGTACGCACGAACGGCCATCCAGGAATTTGAGTTTTATGCCGATACCGAAGGGGAGAAAAACGGGATGCCTGGCAGTTATGCCGTCTTTGGGCTTGGACTTGCAGATGAACAGTATTTTCCTCTGGTTCACGATTATATGGAACAGGTCGATGATGAACATCAGATGATTCAGGACAAGTTTATTGCTGCTTTTGTCGATAAATATGGGGTATCAGCAGATTCAGCGCCGCTTCTCGTTCAGAGTTTGCGCCGTTCAACGGACGGACTGAAGCTCAAATTGCTGCCGGAGTTCGAGCAGGAAGAAAAGCTTGATTGGCTTCTTGAACAGGTTCAGCAGCTGGAAGCATATGAAGTAGAACGTGTGCTTTACCCGATTTTTGGCAAGGTGGAGAAACTGACAGCGCTGGCCCGTAAGGCGGAGGGGAAACGAAAAGAATTATTACTGGGGCTGTCAGAGGCCGCAGGCAAATAAACGATTCTGTTACCAATTCAAATAAATGAGCTTGGCGATCCATTAAAGAATGCAGCAGATATCATGAGATGTGATGAGAGGTGGAGCTTGAGATGGAAGCTTTAATGAGAGACGTCTGGCAGGGGTTGTCTGAGCAGGAAAAGCAGGAATGGATGCAGCGCATTGCGCTTCAGCTGCCTGAAGGGATGCAGTATGAGGGGTTGCAGACGTTTGAACGATATGGACAGCGGACTCAGACCGGAGTATTTACACACGATGAACAGCGATTCGTGTTTGTTCCAGGTGATCAGGTAACATTAGGTTGGGAAAAGTGGCATCACGGCATGGATGAGCAAACGACGGCTGATCTGCACGAAACTGCAAGCAGTTACGGGATTAAGGACGTACAATCGTTTCTGGCTGGCCAGATGTCACCTGTACGAGAAGTTAACATCGGACCAATGCTTGTGGAGTGTGAGACCATCTCCCTGGGGTGGATTGAGGTAACCGAGGAGGAAGCGTTTGCCCAGGAGCATGATGATTTTCCTAAAGCCTTAGCCGAATTCAAGGAATCGGGGCTGAATGAATATGAACTTCACCTGGAATTTAAACTGATTCAAGACAAAGGAGAGGTTCGAATTCTCTGGTTTAATGAAGGGATCGAACTGGAGGACATTGTAAGGGAAGAAACAGCGGCTGGTTTCAGTTTGTTGACGGAAGACGAGTGGGAGTATATCTATGGTGGAGGTTGCCGCACGTTATTCCCTTGGGGAGACAGCTTTGACTATACAATGAGATTAAGACATTTGGGGTATCTCCATAATGCTGATAAAGCCAATCCCCTGTCCGGGGATGAAGATACTGGAACAGAAGCATCCTCTTCAGTTGAACCAAATCATCGACCGTATGATCTGGAGCTGCCGAATTTCTTTGGTATTCAGTTTGCCGGAGATCCATATAAATACGAGCTTACGCTGGATGCAGATGGAGAAGCGATGCCAAAAGGCGGAGATGGCGGAACTCTGATTCATGGCGGAGCAGGCCCACTGCTGGGTTTTCTGCCGGCTGCCTCCGTGTTTTATCGGGATGTGAATGTGGATGAACTGGATTGGGAGGAACTGA harbors:
- a CDS encoding DUF6138 family protein; this encodes MTAALEQALEEIVQAIHEWFDEQAARTDLEQTIQRTKLQMGIFDDIFVLYKPGRTIVDSLDMGWDEGSLSTQTIRFTEELVRTEIQPRLVEVVQEKLAEWADTPLIDYRFTFRGKFPTRDGMLKLTLLEYINEEKRQQLLERIRTYTEQKLEKGVYPTKPLETNFLAKHLLDPVLFPSLDTAWIIRQYERIQTLNRERKDALAEHRHTIIYALTLWAERQFLPQYFDVQISDYRENEYTLKPGQKLGGLVKDISKDKEMDQDFDLAQAQDEASHPIDLLLYAAVMILRFEPSYSKPRGLKFLELAKQLGSKQADRMLTEGSGTYKPEDTYVKTELVECQANDVFARITIQIHQEGPGAYQQALTFIIRLLEQGFPKSYHIKLKSKVKQYLPIKGLAKSDTHRFFANALVYSELYPLLEQYARTAIQEFEFYADTEGEKNGMPGSYAVFGLGLADEQYFPLVHDYMEQVDDEHQMIQDKFIAAFVDKYGVSADSAPLLVQSLRRSTDGLKLKLLPEFEQEEKLDWLLEQVQQLEAYEVERVLYPIFGKVEKLTALARKAEGKRKELLLGLSEAAGK
- a CDS encoding WYL domain-containing protein; translated protein: MHRIHWFDEQIRSGRFPNSGSLARQFEISRRQAQRDIEYMVNTLRAPLMYAAKYRGYCYEDQTFRLPHLYMTEEEQRVLKYLAHRYRHYDYDQSDAVKRVAHLLERFTMEEHLPDQQQFPVFAAQPRQLQWFELLTHAAADARKTHIYYKDHEGEHQITFCPVKITSQFNADYVVGYETDPLLQTAIRLESIVQLKALDEHFECSQDAWISSWEDALPVRKPFTAQIRFHEAQQSEQWQGYRIREQQGQICWIEFYDADVFLQHLYASEWEELISPGWLRRKLMKRTEEIAQRLSIQHQAEKE
- a CDS encoding helix-turn-helix transcriptional regulator, whose amino-acid sequence is MKILHHPQAADIELSSVLYALSDPTRLGIVEEAARSGEQPCSHFHARVVKSTMSHHIRTLREAGVIRVRIQGTQHFITLRSEDLEARFPGLLQSILQAAAQISADSSE
- a CDS encoding aspartyl-phosphate phosphatase Spo0E family protein, coding for MVRNPETLQECIENARQRLYQMANQYTSLQHPEVIRQSMVLDELINEYNDAKRFISRTNHHS
- a CDS encoding BtrH N-terminal domain-containing protein; amino-acid sequence: MNIQPRESSTEGEDCFTLCVSSILNYKEFSPFLAVWKQCGLLYSEDPERGTPKLAPSYMTVEQELRHIHRIDLQIRREHDQTDVVKQIMTHLHQNEPVIVWVDVFYLQYNSLYQVMHSAHCIVLSEYADGKFGFIDDFYHLKGSMDEQDLIQALDLGMTPLIREGTRFRYATLDITDAVRKVPERDFYAMLHHNQTILGGESEELRSQSGWQELVRPLAGIAAIERYVQSTRSYMEHVTELTEEFLDNMYSDLAGISNNRYLYGHFLREGIPYDPELSKLIDNYDYAAQRWNLAANMTLKSLYQNVDRRHQMLNRALGKVQEIIAIEHQACEMGKSLVANSGFSMMS
- a CDS encoding MFS transporter — its product is MNNTAAASPMERTGIQEGLIVGLLGFTVVLVVMNTMMFNLALPQIAAAFKLTSVASSWIVTGYSIVFAISSITFSRLSDFVPIRTLFTTGLTLLGTASVLGFFSDHFILLLIARLVQAAGAASVPGLAIVLITRYIPNERRGKSMAVIMSASSLGLGLGPVLGGSITQFLGWHDLFIVTGLTLFLIPVFYRLLPREMPQKGSFDLLGAILLAIGTTGILLFLTSRQAVTLIVGVSALLLFWLRIRRAADPFVQPALFKDKKYMILSSLGIVSYINNFATLFLLPQVLAHLYGLTPAQSGLVIFPGALISMLLSNRIGRMIDRHGNTLLLKFAPWLLLAAAGLFALLADQSIYAIMVIYMLLSVGFSSLTTSVSNELSGNLSMDQVGAGMGLFQLSQFFSGAFSVAMTGVALTAMQNLPLSSAYGYIFGGMTVVGLASVIFSQIYLRMQSRKQILNKG